One window of the Longimicrobiaceae bacterium genome contains the following:
- a CDS encoding cation:proton antiporter → MLETVFTLTLVMLSLACLLTLWRVVRGPTLPDRVVALDLLGVTIVGIAVASSAMAGSRYFLDVAIVIALISFVGTVAYARYVEIAERA, encoded by the coding sequence ATGCTGGAGACCGTTTTCACGCTGACACTGGTCATGCTGTCGCTCGCCTGCCTCCTGACCCTGTGGCGGGTGGTTCGCGGCCCCACCCTCCCCGACCGGGTGGTGGCGCTCGATCTTCTCGGCGTCACGATCGTCGGGATCGCGGTGGCCAGCTCCGCCATGGCGGGCTCGCGCTACTTCCTTGATGTAGCCATCGTCATCGCGCTGATCAGCTTTGTCGGAACCGTGGCGTACGCTCGCTACGTGGAGATCGCTGAGCGCGCATGA
- a CDS encoding sulfatase has product MNVTNRSPDRRSPLLRLWLTALGLLATGLAAPTAHAQGAPETPPNIVLFIADDLGIGDIQPYGNQVVRTPNLQELASEALRFTSAFAASPTCSPSRSSIYTGLYPFRSGAHANHTGVRDGTRSLVQYLTPLGYDVALAGKLHVGPREALPFELIEGTNQKEPGHENDGVLWTDLVLDPVDTWLSQRPAGKPFLLIVADHSPHVHWPEKAEYDPAEVDVPARHIDTPEYRASRARYYTDITKMDRNVGRLLDMLDQHGLAQNTLMVFTADQGPQWPFGKWSLYDAGIQTPLLVRWPGKVQGGTTTDALVSLVDLLPTFVEAAGGAPPEDIDGRSFLPVLLGQVTRHRDRVFASHTGDGKMNRSPARMLRTDRFKYILNLNPDSLYTTHMDRVGEEGYWSSWREKSFRDEHAAAVLWRYHNHPAEELYDLAVDPDEQVNRAADPQYADTLEEMRRLMAEWRQEQGDRETGPEDLNDPNRRVGVSPYVF; this is encoded by the coding sequence ATGAACGTGACGAACCGCTCGCCCGATCGACGGTCGCCCCTTCTCCGCCTGTGGCTGACGGCTCTCGGCCTGCTGGCCACGGGTCTGGCGGCACCAACTGCGCATGCTCAGGGCGCTCCCGAAACGCCGCCCAACATCGTCCTCTTCATCGCGGACGACCTCGGGATCGGCGACATCCAGCCGTACGGCAATCAGGTAGTGCGAACACCAAATCTCCAGGAGCTGGCCAGCGAAGCGCTGCGTTTCACCAGCGCTTTCGCGGCGTCGCCGACCTGCTCGCCTTCCCGAAGCTCGATCTACACAGGGCTGTATCCGTTCCGCAGCGGGGCGCACGCCAACCACACGGGCGTCCGCGATGGGACTCGCTCGCTGGTGCAGTACCTCACCCCGCTCGGCTACGACGTGGCCCTCGCGGGAAAGCTGCACGTGGGCCCGCGCGAGGCGCTACCGTTCGAGCTGATCGAGGGGACCAACCAGAAGGAGCCGGGGCACGAGAATGACGGCGTGCTCTGGACCGACCTCGTGCTCGACCCGGTGGACACCTGGCTGAGCCAGCGTCCCGCGGGGAAGCCCTTCCTCCTCATCGTTGCCGACCACAGCCCACACGTACACTGGCCCGAGAAGGCCGAGTACGACCCGGCAGAGGTGGACGTGCCGGCGCGCCACATCGACACACCGGAGTACCGGGCCTCGCGGGCGCGCTACTATACCGACATCACGAAGATGGACCGCAACGTGGGACGGCTGCTGGACATGCTCGACCAGCACGGGCTGGCCCAGAACACGTTGATGGTCTTCACGGCTGACCAGGGGCCGCAGTGGCCTTTCGGCAAATGGAGCCTGTACGACGCGGGCATCCAGACGCCGCTGCTGGTCCGCTGGCCGGGCAAGGTGCAGGGCGGCACCACGACCGATGCGCTGGTCTCGCTGGTAGACCTGTTGCCGACCTTCGTGGAGGCGGCCGGCGGCGCGCCCCCGGAGGATATCGATGGGCGGAGCTTCCTACCCGTGCTGCTCGGCCAGGTCACTCGACACCGGGACAGGGTGTTCGCGTCTCATACCGGAGATGGAAAGATGAACCGATCGCCGGCGCGGATGCTTCGCACCGACCGCTTCAAGTACATCCTCAACCTCAACCCGGATAGCCTCTACACGACCCACATGGATCGAGTGGGTGAGGAGGGCTACTGGTCTTCGTGGCGGGAGAAGTCGTTCCGGGACGAGCACGCCGCCGCGGTTCTCTGGCGCTACCACAATCACCCCGCCGAGGAGCTGTACGACCTCGCGGTGGACCCGGATGAACAGGTGAACCGGGCGGCGGACCCGCAATACGCCGACACGCTCGAGGAGATGCGCCGGCTCATGGCGGAGTGGCGTCAAGAGCAGGGGGACAGGGAGACCGGACCTGAAGACCTGAACGATCCCAACCGCCGAGTGGGTGTGTCGCCGTACGTCTTTTAG
- a CDS encoding proton-conducting transporter membrane subunit, whose protein sequence is MLLALPILIPFATAIALKALPYRPALLHWVAFGGAVGVLASAITLLIRVQTEGIQVLQISNWPSPFGITLVADPLSAILVVMVGIVGSAVTGHSFSGVDPRREALGYHALIHVLLMGVSGAFLTGDVFNLYVWFEVTLIASFVLMALHRTREQLHAAYVYVTLNLIASALLLTAIGLLYGQAGTLNLADISRVWPERSLPLLDNGLSMLFLTAFGIKAGLFPLFFWLPASYHAPPAPIGALFAGLLTKVGVYAMIRLFSLLFREPGAVVFPVLLFLSIVTMLVGMVGALAQRDLRRVLSFNLVGHIGFTTVGLALWTPPALGASIFYLLHHMLVITTLFLVSGLFLRQRRTTDFASLGGLYRSHPRVALLVLIPVFSLAGVPPLSGFLGKLAIVAAALDSGSVVLAAVALLVSLLTLLSMARVWQHVSWKPAPGPDLAPLSKRALAPIVVLVLLTIGMTVGAGPVFHASTTAAEHLLDPQSYINAVLGDP, encoded by the coding sequence ATGCTGCTGGCGCTCCCCATCCTCATCCCCTTCGCGACGGCCATTGCCCTGAAGGCGCTGCCGTATCGGCCGGCGCTGCTGCACTGGGTGGCCTTCGGGGGTGCTGTGGGGGTGCTGGCCTCGGCGATCACGCTGCTGATCCGGGTGCAGACGGAGGGAATCCAGGTTCTGCAGATCTCGAACTGGCCGTCTCCGTTCGGCATCACCCTGGTGGCCGATCCTCTCAGCGCGATTCTGGTGGTGATGGTGGGGATCGTGGGATCGGCGGTGACCGGCCACTCCTTTTCCGGGGTAGATCCGCGGCGCGAAGCGCTCGGGTACCACGCTCTCATCCACGTGCTCCTGATGGGGGTATCCGGTGCGTTTCTCACCGGAGACGTCTTCAACCTGTACGTGTGGTTCGAGGTGACGCTGATCGCGTCCTTCGTGTTGATGGCGCTGCACCGCACCCGGGAGCAGCTCCACGCCGCGTACGTGTACGTCACCCTGAACCTGATTGCTTCCGCGCTGCTGCTCACGGCCATAGGGCTGCTCTACGGACAGGCGGGAACCCTCAACCTGGCGGACATTTCGCGGGTCTGGCCGGAGCGGAGCCTGCCGTTGCTAGACAACGGCCTCTCCATGCTCTTCCTGACGGCATTCGGGATCAAAGCCGGCCTCTTTCCGCTCTTCTTCTGGTTGCCGGCCTCCTACCACGCCCCGCCCGCGCCGATCGGTGCGCTCTTCGCCGGACTGCTCACCAAAGTGGGTGTGTACGCGATGATCCGGCTCTTCTCGCTGCTGTTTCGCGAGCCGGGAGCTGTGGTCTTCCCGGTGCTGCTCTTTCTCTCCATCGTCACCATGCTGGTGGGGATGGTCGGGGCGCTGGCCCAGCGGGACCTGCGCCGCGTCCTCTCCTTCAACCTGGTAGGGCACATCGGCTTCACCACCGTCGGCCTGGCGCTCTGGACCCCGCCGGCTCTGGGCGCCTCGATCTTCTACCTGCTGCACCACATGCTCGTCATCACCACTCTCTTCCTGGTGAGCGGGCTCTTTCTCCGGCAGCGCCGCACCACCGATTTCGCGTCACTCGGCGGTCTATACCGATCGCACCCGCGGGTCGCGCTGCTCGTCTTGATCCCGGTATTCTCGCTGGCCGGGGTTCCTCCGCTCTCGGGCTTCCTGGGTAAGCTGGCAATCGTGGCGGCTGCGCTGGATTCCGGCTCCGTGGTGCTGGCGGCGGTGGCGCTGCTGGTGAGCCTGCTCACCCTGCTTTCCATGGCTCGGGTCTGGCAGCACGTGTCCTGGAAGCCTGCTCCCGGGCCGGATCTCGCGCCGCTCAGCAAGCGGGCGCTGGCCCCCATCGTCGTACTCGTGCTGCTGACGATCGGGATGACGGTCGGGGCCGGACCGGTGTTTCACGCATCCACCACCGCGGCCGAGCACCTGCTCGACCCGCAGAGCTACATCAACGCGGTGCTGGGAGACCCTTGA
- a CDS encoding Na+/H+ antiporter subunit E — MLLGNLALAIAWAALQADFSLANLLVGHTIGYLILLGLTRGGVFPESRYIGKVSLAVSLGLYFLWELIHANFRLAADVVTPRFGMSPGIIAVPLDAKRDQEILLLAALINLTPGSVALDVADDRSVMYVHVMYMTDPDTARAEIKRGFERRVLELLR; from the coding sequence ATGCTGCTCGGAAACCTCGCGCTGGCCATCGCCTGGGCGGCACTGCAGGCGGATTTCTCGCTGGCCAACCTGCTGGTGGGCCATACCATCGGTTACCTGATCCTGCTGGGGCTGACCCGTGGCGGGGTCTTCCCGGAGTCGCGCTACATCGGCAAGGTGAGCCTGGCGGTGAGCCTCGGCCTCTATTTCCTCTGGGAGTTGATCCACGCCAACTTTCGCCTTGCCGCCGACGTGGTGACTCCCCGGTTCGGGATGAGCCCGGGAATCATCGCGGTGCCTCTGGACGCCAAGCGTGACCAGGAGATCCTTCTCTTGGCGGCGCTGATCAACCTGACTCCGGGAAGTGTGGCGCTGGACGTGGCGGATGATCGCAGTGTGATGTACGTGCACGTGATGTATATGACCGATCCCGACACGGCGCGGGCCGAGATCAAGCGCGGCTTCGAGCGCCGGGTCCTGGAGCTCCTGCGCTGA
- a CDS encoding sulfatase-like hydrolase/transferase → MPRIDPRLRAVFTGVACAATLVASRSPLEAQAVAQPPNIVVILADDLGFSDIGAYGGEIATPNLNRLASEGLRFTHFYNTARCSPTRAALLTGLYPHQAGMGHMPDGYARYIRETFNSPAYTNRLSDRTPTIAEILRSAGYSTYMTGKWHVGYQRSEWPVNRGFDRSFAIVGGAANYYGWGVQNGGKVGTVQMALDDQLYEPPREGFFTTDAFSDQAVRYIREHDATKPFFLYLAYNAPHWPLHAPEEDVARYRGKYLAQGWDRIREERYQRLTQMGIIDDSWPLAPRPEQVPAWEEAPAEARERWDHEMAIYAAQVERMDMGIGRVMQALAERGILENTLVLFLSDNGGAAEDPNRSLAGGALGGPESYEGYGIRGAHVSSAPFRLTKKWVHEGGIAAPLIVHWPASITANGALRRDPAHVIDLLPTILDVAGVEFPDSFAGQATVPLEGTSLLSAFRGESLPERTIFWEHEGNRAVRQGRWKLVSRFPGPWELYDMEADGTELNDLSARYPDRVREMAQAWEGWADRVGARPWSLVATRDVGPILPAYQEPTEATVDGEVNFAPSASWTPLLRVDWDSSTARAEAWMQAGWTDRGVHLSFALPHADASDRMSTGITPDAPFVLHLELEGGEGDYEIRCVPLVEPVSGMTYRLHAYLFNHRLGSNARMGENGHALCHEVSLLGIMADSLETRWRPAPAGGLAFELLLPWSMLRRTAPATNYGIPFRVRIDRPGGRMVEWGGLESPGRLRFIRERRPADGGLVNVAPYLAAGVVRQPEVLEAAVPRIEGVSSGEAVFELVNGEDRVVARIAGEPIGDAWVARLETSDLPNGSYLLRVRTGTRVLGDRRVALVARRVEKEVVAPARHIAERLDALAAASHPAWMAGHIERAREALRLAELPRRLDAGRLEEARRLVADAADIATALERGHRPTEAGDYEHRAGFVADGRHGPVEFVPSESDQARLTVRAGRQADWRLTPLLYGTFSEPVVYDRPIYGWLFSQAVRNPSFEFGHPTAEETVAAHIGYRELEPQAADAALGGEWLPRATAGVEEVAAPWIGIGEGPVRFTTTCPGAFNDTQCQRIETEAEGVAGLAQVISLPAWRESRYHLRAFLRGQGEVRGARVALLHEGAEVSSAAIDDISAEWGEFTADLTAPRLSGPLTTFMLAILFDGPGRLDVDLVTVFPADSVGNGFDPQAVRQLRELNTGWIRWPGGNLASGYHWMEGIGPWEERPSMPNPSWPGLNSNFVGTDEYLRLAELLGIQPLITVNAGDGTAEVAARWVEYVNGDTTTEMGRLRARNGHPEPYGVRFWNIGNELWGHWQIGYTSPEKHAHRYAEFARAMRAVDPSIHIVANGHGGHSESPPDPWNRPLLELYGDELDIIDVHTYVGVPEEPGLSPAERAFLLSAIPLSYERWLADFRNDLVRRGLEDVQVIVGEYNGSIRSESEEVDRLASLLIYAGYLHTFMRQGEYLTGANATEYSPFNPRALPFGRMHPRYDLFRTYAAEAGTIPLEATLETPVVQQPRRVGRDVIPIFNLPLVDAVALEDPEDGSLSVSLINRDMEDAIDIEIRLEDFEPADTGRWILFGSPQAIGMRETKVETGGGSLTLTLPPHSVSLLKVPPR, encoded by the coding sequence ATGCCGCGAATCGATCCTCGTTTGCGCGCCGTCTTCACGGGAGTCGCTTGCGCTGCGACTCTCGTAGCGAGCCGATCTCCCCTCGAGGCTCAGGCGGTCGCACAGCCTCCCAACATCGTTGTGATCCTGGCTGACGACCTCGGCTTTTCCGACATCGGCGCTTACGGAGGCGAGATCGCGACGCCAAACCTGAATCGGCTCGCCTCCGAAGGGCTGCGCTTCACCCACTTCTACAACACGGCGCGCTGCTCACCGACCCGAGCGGCGCTGCTCACCGGGCTTTATCCGCACCAGGCCGGCATGGGCCACATGCCCGACGGCTACGCTCGCTACATCCGGGAGACCTTCAACAGTCCCGCCTATACGAATCGTCTGTCCGACCGTACTCCGACCATCGCGGAGATCCTGCGCTCGGCGGGCTACTCGACCTACATGACCGGGAAGTGGCACGTCGGCTATCAGCGCTCGGAGTGGCCGGTGAACCGCGGCTTCGATCGTTCCTTCGCCATCGTCGGGGGCGCGGCGAATTACTACGGCTGGGGGGTTCAGAACGGCGGAAAGGTCGGGACCGTTCAGATGGCGCTGGATGACCAGCTCTACGAGCCGCCGCGGGAGGGGTTCTTCACCACCGACGCCTTCTCCGATCAAGCCGTCCGCTACATCCGCGAACACGACGCCACGAAGCCCTTCTTCCTCTACCTGGCCTACAACGCACCCCACTGGCCGCTCCACGCACCCGAGGAGGATGTTGCCAGGTACCGCGGGAAGTATCTCGCGCAGGGGTGGGATCGGATCCGCGAGGAGCGGTACCAGCGGCTCACGCAGATGGGCATCATTGACGACTCGTGGCCGCTCGCCCCGCGTCCGGAACAGGTGCCGGCGTGGGAAGAGGCGCCAGCGGAGGCGCGCGAGCGCTGGGACCACGAGATGGCCATCTACGCCGCTCAGGTGGAGCGGATGGACATGGGGATCGGGCGGGTAATGCAGGCGCTCGCCGAGCGCGGAATACTCGAGAACACGCTGGTGCTCTTCCTTTCCGACAACGGGGGCGCCGCGGAGGACCCGAACCGCAGCCTCGCGGGAGGGGCGCTTGGCGGGCCGGAGTCGTACGAGGGCTACGGCATCCGCGGGGCGCACGTGAGCAGCGCTCCCTTCCGGCTCACCAAGAAATGGGTGCACGAGGGTGGAATTGCCGCCCCCTTGATCGTGCACTGGCCCGCGTCGATCACCGCAAACGGCGCGCTGCGCCGTGATCCGGCCCATGTGATCGATCTCCTGCCCACCATCCTCGATGTGGCCGGCGTCGAGTTCCCCGATAGCTTCGCCGGGCAGGCCACCGTGCCTCTGGAGGGCACCAGCCTCCTGTCGGCGTTCAGGGGCGAGAGCCTGCCCGAGCGGACGATCTTCTGGGAGCATGAGGGCAACCGTGCGGTCCGCCAGGGACGATGGAAGCTGGTCTCTCGCTTCCCTGGTCCCTGGGAGCTCTACGACATGGAGGCGGACGGCACAGAGCTGAACGACCTGTCCGCTCGCTACCCGGATCGGGTGCGCGAGATGGCACAGGCGTGGGAGGGCTGGGCGGACCGGGTCGGTGCCCGCCCGTGGTCGCTGGTGGCTACCCGCGACGTCGGCCCGATCCTCCCGGCATACCAGGAGCCCACCGAAGCGACGGTCGACGGCGAGGTGAACTTCGCGCCTTCGGCATCGTGGACGCCTCTACTCAGGGTGGATTGGGACAGCAGCACGGCGAGAGCCGAGGCGTGGATGCAGGCCGGCTGGACCGATCGCGGCGTTCATCTCTCCTTTGCTCTGCCGCACGCCGACGCCAGCGACCGCATGTCGACGGGGATCACCCCGGATGCGCCTTTCGTCCTGCATCTCGAGCTGGAGGGTGGGGAGGGAGACTACGAGATCCGCTGCGTTCCCCTCGTCGAACCCGTCTCCGGCATGACCTATCGCCTCCACGCCTACCTCTTCAACCATCGGCTGGGGTCGAACGCTCGCATGGGCGAGAATGGCCACGCGCTCTGCCACGAGGTCTCCCTGCTGGGGATCATGGCCGACTCGCTGGAGACCCGCTGGCGGCCCGCGCCGGCCGGTGGGCTCGCCTTCGAGCTGCTGCTTCCCTGGAGCATGCTGCGGCGAACCGCTCCCGCCACCAACTACGGCATCCCGTTCCGCGTCCGGATCGATCGCCCCGGTGGACGGATGGTGGAGTGGGGCGGCCTGGAGAGCCCCGGCCGCTTGCGCTTCATTCGCGAGCGGCGACCGGCGGATGGGGGTCTGGTGAACGTTGCGCCGTATCTGGCGGCTGGCGTGGTGCGGCAGCCTGAAGTGCTCGAGGCAGCGGTGCCGCGGATCGAGGGCGTCTCCTCAGGTGAGGCGGTTTTCGAGCTGGTCAACGGGGAGGATAGGGTGGTGGCGCGGATCGCTGGGGAACCGATCGGCGACGCTTGGGTCGCCCGATTGGAAACCTCTGATCTCCCGAACGGATCGTACCTCCTGCGGGTCCGCACCGGCACCCGCGTTCTCGGCGACCGCCGGGTGGCCCTGGTGGCCAGGCGGGTCGAGAAAGAGGTGGTCGCTCCCGCGAGGCATATAGCGGAACGGCTCGACGCCCTCGCCGCCGCGTCGCATCCGGCCTGGATGGCCGGCCACATCGAGCGAGCGCGCGAGGCGCTGCGGCTGGCGGAGCTGCCACGGCGCCTGGACGCCGGACGCCTGGAAGAGGCCCGCCGGCTCGTGGCCGATGCAGCCGACATCGCCACCGCGCTGGAGCGTGGCCATCGGCCCACCGAGGCCGGCGATTACGAGCACCGCGCAGGATTCGTCGCTGACGGCCGGCACGGTCCCGTAGAGTTCGTCCCTTCCGAATCCGACCAGGCGCGCCTGACCGTTCGCGCAGGGCGCCAGGCAGACTGGCGCCTCACACCGCTGCTGTATGGAACCTTCTCCGAGCCGGTCGTCTACGACCGCCCCATCTATGGCTGGCTGTTCTCCCAGGCCGTGCGGAACCCCAGCTTCGAGTTCGGCCACCCCACGGCGGAGGAGACTGTCGCTGCCCACATCGGCTATCGCGAGCTGGAGCCGCAAGCGGCCGATGCCGCGCTGGGCGGGGAATGGCTGCCGCGTGCTACCGCCGGCGTCGAGGAGGTGGCGGCGCCGTGGATTGGCATCGGCGAGGGACCGGTGCGCTTCACCACCACATGCCCCGGCGCATTCAACGACACGCAGTGCCAGCGCATCGAGACCGAAGCCGAAGGCGTAGCCGGCCTCGCACAGGTCATTTCGCTGCCCGCCTGGCGCGAAAGCCGCTACCACCTGCGCGCTTTCCTGCGCGGCCAGGGAGAGGTGCGGGGCGCGAGGGTCGCCCTGCTCCACGAGGGCGCCGAGGTTTCCTCTGCCGCTATTGACGACATCAGCGCGGAATGGGGCGAGTTCACGGCCGATCTTACCGCTCCGAGACTGTCCGGTCCCCTCACCACCTTCATGCTTGCGATCCTCTTCGACGGTCCCGGCCGACTCGACGTGGATCTCGTCACCGTTTTCCCTGCCGACTCGGTGGGCAACGGCTTCGACCCGCAGGCGGTACGTCAGCTCCGCGAGCTGAACACAGGCTGGATCCGCTGGCCCGGAGGAAACCTCGCCTCGGGCTATCACTGGATGGAGGGGATCGGTCCGTGGGAGGAGCGACCCTCCATGCCCAACCCGTCGTGGCCCGGACTGAACTCCAACTTCGTGGGCACCGACGAGTATCTGCGCCTCGCGGAGCTCCTGGGCATCCAGCCGCTGATCACGGTCAATGCGGGTGACGGCACGGCAGAAGTGGCCGCCCGTTGGGTGGAGTACGTGAACGGAGACACGACCACCGAAATGGGGCGCCTGCGGGCGCGCAACGGACACCCGGAACCGTACGGCGTGCGCTTCTGGAACATCGGCAACGAGCTGTGGGGACACTGGCAGATCGGTTACACCAGTCCGGAGAAGCACGCCCACCGATACGCCGAGTTCGCGCGCGCCATGCGGGCGGTCGATCCCTCCATTCACATCGTCGCCAACGGGCACGGCGGCCACAGCGAGAGCCCACCCGATCCCTGGAATCGCCCCCTGCTCGAGCTCTACGGCGACGAGCTGGACATCATCGACGTACACACTTACGTGGGGGTTCCCGAGGAGCCTGGCCTCTCCCCCGCGGAACGGGCCTTTCTCCTCTCGGCCATCCCGCTCAGCTACGAGCGATGGCTCGCCGACTTTCGCAACGACCTGGTCCGCCGCGGCCTGGAGGACGTCCAGGTGATCGTCGGGGAGTACAACGGCTCCATCCGCAGCGAATCCGAAGAGGTCGACCGGCTGGCGAGCCTGCTCATCTACGCCGGCTATCTGCACACCTTCATGCGGCAGGGGGAGTACCTCACGGGCGCGAACGCCACCGAGTACTCCCCCTTCAACCCGCGAGCGCTCCCCTTCGGTCGCATGCACCCGCGCTATGACCTCTTCCGCACCTATGCCGCCGAGGCCGGGACGATCCCGCTCGAGGCGACACTGGAGACCCCGGTGGTGCAGCAACCCCGGCGGGTGGGGCGCGACGTCATCCCCATCTTCAACCTCCCGCTCGTGGACGCCGTTGCCCTCGAAGACCCCGAGGACGGCTCGCTCAGCGTCAGCCTCATCAACCGCGACATGGAGGACGCGATCGACATCGAGATCCGCCTGGAGGATTTCGAGCCAGCGGACACCGGCCGCTGGATCCTGTTCGGCTCGCCGCAGGCGATCGGAATGCGCGAGACGAAGGTCGAGACTGGCGGCGGTTCGCTCACGCTCACCCTCCCGCCGCACTCCGTTTCTCTGCTGAAGGTCCCTCCCCGGTAG
- the mnhG gene encoding monovalent cation/H(+) antiporter subunit G — MIIELLAATLLMIGATLTLLAAVGVLRMPDVFTRMQSSTKAATLGLDCLLAGLVVLNPTTEFVIRAGSIAAFVMLTTPVAAHVIARAAARTGSPLWLGTKVDERPVEPLESSETEPPVAIVAASTPAEKSTRD, encoded by the coding sequence ATGATCATCGAGCTCCTCGCCGCGACGCTCCTGATGATCGGAGCGACGTTGACGTTGCTCGCAGCGGTCGGCGTGCTGCGCATGCCGGACGTATTCACGCGCATGCAGTCCTCCACCAAGGCCGCCACGCTCGGTCTGGATTGCCTGCTGGCCGGGCTTGTCGTCCTCAATCCGACCACCGAGTTCGTGATCCGCGCGGGGAGCATTGCCGCCTTCGTCATGCTCACCACTCCTGTGGCGGCGCACGTCATCGCCCGGGCGGCGGCGCGCACCGGTTCCCCGCTGTGGCTGGGGACCAAGGTGGACGAGCGCCCGGTGGAGCCGCTCGAGTCGAGCGAGACGGAGCCCCCTGTCGCGATCGTGGCCGCGTCCACTCCAGCCGAAAAATCGACGAGGGACTGA
- a CDS encoding DUF4097 family beta strand repeat-containing protein: MMMSTSDPETAMFNRRRFLPAASHLPFIAPFIALCALPLVPLMATAQQETEDWIARCERQQRDAERSVHCEVREATIPVPARLDVEASPNGGVSVRAAERNDVHVTARVQTWATTEAAARELAQRIRIETSEGRIRAEGPRNTEEQRQGWSVSFVVSAPGRIDLAARTVNGGVDVSGITGDVNLQTVNGGIHLEGVDGEVEAHTTNGGIEARLANGWRGESVSLHTTNGVISLAVPEGFAAALSASTVHGAIETDFPVTVQGRIGRSLTAQIGGGGPPVRLATTNGAISIRRR; encoded by the coding sequence ATGATGATGTCGACCTCTGACCCGGAGACCGCCATGTTCAATCGCAGGCGATTCCTGCCCGCAGCTTCACACCTCCCGTTCATCGCCCCTTTCATCGCCCTTTGCGCGCTGCCGCTCGTGCCACTGATGGCGACGGCGCAGCAGGAGACGGAAGACTGGATTGCCCGTTGCGAGCGGCAGCAGAGAGATGCTGAGCGGAGTGTCCACTGCGAGGTGCGCGAGGCAACCATCCCCGTCCCGGCGAGGCTCGATGTGGAAGCCTCTCCCAACGGCGGGGTGTCGGTTCGCGCGGCTGAGCGAAACGATGTACACGTCACCGCGCGAGTGCAGACCTGGGCAACGACGGAAGCGGCGGCGCGGGAGCTGGCGCAGAGAATCCGGATCGAGACGAGCGAAGGGCGGATTCGCGCCGAAGGTCCCCGGAACACAGAGGAGCAGCGACAGGGGTGGTCAGTGAGCTTCGTTGTTTCCGCGCCTGGTCGCATCGACCTGGCGGCGCGCACCGTCAACGGGGGCGTGGACGTCTCGGGGATCACGGGAGACGTGAATCTTCAGACCGTCAACGGGGGGATCCACCTCGAAGGAGTGGACGGCGAGGTGGAGGCGCACACGACGAACGGGGGTATCGAAGCGCGCCTCGCGAATGGCTGGCGGGGCGAGAGCGTGAGCCTGCACACCACTAACGGGGTGATCAGCCTGGCCGTTCCGGAGGGGTTCGCCGCTGCCCTCAGCGCCAGCACTGTCCATGGTGCGATCGAGACCGACTTCCCGGTGACCGTGCAGGGGCGCATCGGGCGCAGCCTGACGGCTCAGATCGGGGGTGGTGGACCGCCCGTTCGGCTCGCCACCACCAACGGCGCCATCTCCATCCGGCGCCGGTAG